In Brassica napus cultivar Da-Ae chromosome A3, Da-Ae, whole genome shotgun sequence, the sequence aattctaaaatttatatataggtGTGTGTCCTCTTCTCCGTTCTGCACTTCAACGAGAACTTACTACTTGGATTGATCTCTTCATATTTTCTTTAACTTCTTTTAGtttacacttagggttttcaaAGTTGgagagagtgtgtgtgtgtgtgtgttgagAGAGATGATGCATACTCCGTACAATACTTCAACACAGGGGCAATATTGTCATTATTGCGCAATGTTCCACCACCACAGCCAAAGCTGctgctacaacaacaacaacaactcaaaCGCCGGCGTTTACGAGCAGAACGGCGAAGATTATTACTCTTCCTCCGTCGTTGACTGCACTCTATCTCTTGGCACTCCTTCCACACGTCTCTGCGAGGAGGATGAGAAACGCAAACGCACTACTTCCTATGGTCCTTCCTCTTGCATTTCCAACTTCTTGGACTTGATTCACACCAAAAACAACAACTCCAATACGAAGCCGTCTTTTGACTTCCCTTCTTTCTCCACTGGTAATCCCATCAAGCCAACACGCGGTTGCCCCAGCGGTAACGGCGGTGGCGACTCTCTCCTCGCCCGACGCTGTGCCAATTGTGACACCACTTCAACTCCACTCTGGAGAAATGGTCCTAGAGGCCCTAAGGTAATTAATTTCCAATAATTCATTATAAAATACTACTTCTTGTTGATAATCAACATATAAAACTTGGTTATCTTTTATTTCTTCTCTTTAACCGATATTTTACTGTATATATAACTTCATATCGAAATAGCATTAAGTAAGGATTTTGATGGTTAGATAAGGTGATTAATTTCCcacaaaaatttatttaaaatgaactttttaaatttcaaatgcaacctcatataaattataaagaaaaaacaaatattttcaaatgagACATTTCATCCCCTTTTTgaaatatttccattttttttaatgatattgATTGTTAAATGAAGTGGACGGTTTTTGGAATTTACAGTCCCTATGCAACGCATGCGGCATTCGTTTCaagaaggaagagagaagaacCACGACGGCTTCAGGGAATGCCGTCGTTGGAGCCTCACCTATAGCAGGCGATCCGTACGGACATCACAACGCCAGCTACAACAATTACAACATTACCACTAGTCACAACAACAGTGGTACTTCGTGGGCTCAGCACACAACGCAGAGGGCTCCGTGCAACTATCCGGCAAACGAGATCAGGTTCATGGATGATTACAGCAGCACTGGAGCTGATAATAACGGTGACTCTGACGGTAGCCACGGCGGCGTTCCGTTTCTTTCGTGGAGGCTAAATGTGGCAGATAGGGCAAGTCTTGTCCATGACTTTACGagatgaaaaagaaagagaaattgACGTTAGATTCTTAAAATATCCATGTAGTTTAATTATTTGTTATGTCTAGGTTTCTTAAAAAACGAAGAAAATGTTTGAAAAAGAAGTGTATATCGCGAGACGATGTTGATGGTATTGATAGTGTGACGATGATCTAACTTATGGTTTATCTATTTTACACCATTCTCTATTGCAGATTGACGGATATAAACCTACTTATGGAAATTTATCTATCTCTTTAGTCCTTTTTATTGTACGTTGGAAtatataaaccctaatctttgTTTAACTCCAAACTGAATATTACATTCATGTAATCAATCATGATTCATGAGTGTTAGTACAAAAGTGATGTACATGAAAGAAAACGCAGACCAAAAAATGTAGACATAGGATATAACTCTTTTAATGTATACAGTTTTGTGGTTAAAACGGAGAAGTTTCAGTTTCACCTGACTCCCTGAATTTCACAACTGAGactttaattattattgtgtTCATTTAATTGGTTggaataagaaaattaaatgagaaaataaaacattgagTGTCAGCTGAATGGTAGTGAAGATTGAAATCTGATCGTCGAATTAAGAGATTAGATTCTGATCGTACCAATGTGGGATGACTCGTGTCTGTGGTTCTGTTTGGATCAGAGCATTGTAGTGATTTAATGAACTTATTTTTGTCGTATTATGCTCTGTTCTCTCCTCCTTTATATTTTGACCGTCGTTTTGTCCTTTTCTAATTACATCATCTTGACCTTTTGCTCGTGTCAATATGCGCTCAACAgaatatcttctttctttttattatataagttttCCGATTTTACCGAACCGATTCTGCAACATTGTTTGTACTAATTCTACCAGCTTTTAATCTTACTCTGCACGATGACACAAAAATCTCACtatgatattatatttttctctctAGTCGTCGTCGACAGATATTCAACTTTATTCAGCGTCCACCATGTGAAATGATATTTTACTTCTACGTGTGTGATCATAAACTTTTAAGTTATTGAAAGCCGTAACGATTTGGTTTTTATTAGTCACGAGAATACTCTAAAAAGTGGACAGTAGAGTATGTAAGGGAATGGTTGCCAGGGGCGGATGTAGGATGCTAATTAGTAGGGGGCacaatgatttttttcattatgATTTAGTTTTAGGGTGGAAGCATTCAATAAACCCTATAGTATTTAgcaaagaaaatttcaaaacagtTGGGGGCACGTGCCCCCGTACCCGTTGTCTTGCGTCCGCCCCTGATGGTTGCATATGAAGCGGAATAGAGAATCAAACAACTCAATACGTCATAGTATGCATATCAGATGCTCATCAGGGCTAGGCTGGATAATGCGTGATCATAATGGGAAGTCCATTGATGGTGGTATGAGGCAATTTCATGGAAGATTTACATCAGAAGAATCATAATGTTCGGCACTGATCTGGACACTCCGGGCATCATGGTCTTTGGGCTATGATCTAGTTGAGTTCAAATGTGATAATTTTATTCTTAACTGGATATTTGACGGAGGTCCTACCAACTTAAAACTGCAACACTATACATAGACAAAACTGAACCTCCTCGTATTCGAGTATAGTTATAGAATTGTAGAATACGAACAATGAAAGGCGATAATTTCACTATATCAGTGGTCTTTGATTCATACCTACTGCCGTTTTATgcatcaataaaataaaaagttttggTTGGCAAAAAATAGTTTGTGTGATTGGGCTAAAATGTGCCCAATTAAGAATTTGATCGGGTTATCAGTTATCACTAACGACGAAACTAACATATTGCAATTTGCAACTGAACCGAAAAATGTATTATTGGGTTAATTAGGCGCCAATCGATATTATTGCATGAGGCCCAACTAAGTTTCGGGCTAAATGATAAATTTGTCGGTTTATAGATAATTGCTAATGACTAATATTGCCAATGTAATGAGGTTGACGATCATCACCGGACCAGTGACCGATTTTGCCATCTCCATGTCCTTCCATTAAAAACTTTAGGGTATTCCATTGATAAAttcttaatataaaataatattaatatttaaattttaagtatGACTATAAAAATTATGTTAGTATTCTAATTATGAATATCGAGTGTATTACATCATCCTATCcacaaagatatatttttcatttgttcacacataaaaaaaatttaatttgtattATAAATACCTCATTTTCAAtaagaataaaccaaaaacacttCAATAAACTCaatttgttaatttacaatTTAGAAttactaaataatataaattaataaaaacacaaattaatataataaacacacaaaaagtaATATACTCTGTATTTAAACTTTTTCCAAAATATTTATCTGTGGGGAACGAagatatcaatattttataagtacattttaaaataaagtaatgtactaccctttatatactaaattgCAAGTCACTCATCCAATAAAAGTTTGACATTTGTcattgtgttttaaaaataacaaatcaattaaaaataacaaatttaaatttttcggaaactataaagaaaaaaactgattCCTAAATTTTCTCATACCACTACTAACATGTTCAAACTTCCAAGAAAAAATGTCATGTATAGTTAGAAATTGTATCACGATGTCAAACACTTTTTCCAACAATTTCAAACTGTCTAAAACTTCTATATAACTTCAAGCAACTAATTGATTTCtcctatttctttcttttatcaatgtttcttcttcatcttttcagTGTTTTGAGTGTAGTAAAAAACGATACAGGTTTATATTTCTCCTTTTCAGattaattttctttaatttttaattcagTGCTTTCTcattcttttaattatttatgcaTGATTCATGTTGAAAATGATACTTAATATACTCCGGTTTCAAAGAGTtcttcaaacaaaacaaaaaactcgGGAGTTTTGTCGGTAATTCAGGTTACAATACCTATATATGAACCTGCTATATACAAACTGATTATTTACAAATCGTTGTGTACGGTTAACTATATACATTTcacaaatatgttttcttaaaacaaaacatattcaaatattttacaaatctgTTTGAGTCTATTATACAGAAACTGAAGTTTTGATATATGTTTTATCTTATCGTTGGATTTTATGGTTAGTGATTATTACTGTAGAAAAGGCGATTGAGAAGTATCCTAAAATGCAggttcaataaaaaaaaatcataaaacgtGTTTTTACCACTTTCTTGCGGTTAACATAGAAAGGTTTAATGTTATTGAGTTTTGTTTGggtgaatttttaaatttattatggaTATAGAGCAAAATAAAAACTAGAGATCATCTTGCCATGAAAGAACATGAAGGTATATCAGTAGTTATGTGTGGACGAGATTAAAGTAATAATTGTAAACAATGGTTCTTAACTTATAATGATTACAAGTTGTTGtagttttctatatatattatcaccaATTTACGGGTTTATGCAAATGCAAATTAATTAACACTCTTCTAGATATATTATCTATAATCTATGCGTTGTTAGTAGTATattttaacaagaaaatgtaGTGTTAATACATGTTAAAAGTTAACAAATCCTTGCTCGTACGTAGTACGGGGCTAAACACtagtgtttttatattttaaaaataaataatataatttatgttgtgaaattttgaaatattaccaATGGAATGCCCTAATTTTTTTGCTGAAGGGACAGGTCCATTGTTCATTACATGTGGAGGCTCATCGAATCTCAGAACTTCAGAAGACATCTGGCTGATAATAATAAAACCTCTCTTCCAGCGAATGCTTTGCTAGGAAATAGATTTGATTGATATGTGTATATAGGACGTATAGTGTCCGCAAAGATATTAACTAGTTAAGTTAAACATTTATTTGAAGTAAATTTCCTGACTGtgaaagaaacaagaagaaagtATTTTCTCTGAATATAACTTCTCAACTTGATAAATGAAATAGGGTGATTACATTGGTTTATATACAAAGAGTCTAAACCCTAGGGACTCTCTCGATCTTTACACAACCTTATCTCTCCAGCTGGTAAAGCATAAAGCAGTCAATCACCCAAGGATAAGAACAGCTCAAATCTGTTTTGGAGAGGCAAACCGTTCTCCTCCGTACTCTTCTGATTTTGTCTCTTCTGTTCAGAAGTCGACCGTTGTGAGCTGAACATGGGCTTTGTTAAGCTTTGAATCATTTGGGCCTCCTCCGCTCGGCCCACTTCCTTGATATCTCTAACATTCCCCCTCAAACTTGTGGTGGGTGGAGAGCCAACACCAAGTTTGTCTCTCAGTTCCATGAAAGCTCGTCGAGGCAAAGACTTAGTGAATATGTCTGCTAGTTGCTGTGTTGCAGGGATATGTCGAGTCTCTATCAGCCCCAGCGCCACTTGTTCTCTGATGTAGTGGTAGTCGGTATCGAAGTGCTTCGAGCGCTTGTGCATTGCCGGATTGGCACTTAGATAGACAGCAGAGAGGTTATCACATAGTAACATAGTGGCATGTGGTTGACTGATCCCAATGTCGCGTAGCAAGAAAGATATCCAAGCAATCTCCTGAGCCGTGGCACCAagtgctctatactcggcctcggTGGAGGATCTTGAGACAGTAGCTTGCCGTTTTGCTGACCAAGAGAGAAGGTTTGGTCCAAGAAGTGTGCCAAAGCCTGTAGTTGATTTTCTTGTCTTCTTGCAACCTGCCCAGTCACTGTCACAATAAGCTGATAGAGTCAGTATAGATTGCTTCTTGATATGGAGACCAAGGCTTTGAGTTCCTTTGATGTATCTTAGTATGCGCTTCAGGAAACCAAAGTCAGCTTGAGTGGGAGCATGCATCCTTTGGCACACAAAGTTTACTGCATATTGTATATCAGGacgagtgatggttagatactGCAGTTTCCCAGCTACACTCCTGAAGTACGTAGGTTCTGTAAATAAAGCTGACTCTTCATACTCCAGTCGTAGAGGAAGCGGTGTTGCCATAGGATTGCAGTCAGACATCGCAGTTTGATGAAGGATATCTCTGACATAAGCCGCTTGATGCAGAAACAGACCACCATCATACGACTCAATCTCAATACCAAGGAAGTAGCTCGGCTTCCCAAGATCTTTCATAGGAAATCTCTGTTTTAGGACTCCTAGTAAGTCTTGGAGAAGCCCCTCATCACTTCCAGTGAGTAAAATATCATCTACATACAGGAGCAACACCAGCGTCTTGTTGTTTTGATGATAGGTAAAGAGAGATGGATCAGACTTACTGCAACAGAAACCAAAGTCAATAAGAAACTCACTGAAAGTATCAAACCATGCCCGAGGTGCCTGTTTGAGTCCATACAGAGCCTTGGTGAGACGACAGACATGATTCGGCCTGTTAGGATCTTCAAAGCCAGGAGGTTGATACATGTAGACAGGTTCCTTCAACTCATCATGAAGAAACGCACTTGACACATCAAGTTGCCGTAGCGACCAACCTTTTGCTACTGCTACATTCAGTACCACACGTATGGTTGCTGTCCTCACCACAGGGCTGAATGTTTCTAGGTAATCAAGCCCCTCCTCCTGTTCATAACCTTTGGTAACAAGCCTAGCTTTAAGCTGCTTTACAGTTCCATCCGAATTGAACTTGACAGTAAAGACCCATCTGCTACTCAGTATGTTCATCTCAGGTGTTGCAGGGACCAGAGTCCAAGTATCTAACATGTGTATGTTAGTCATCTCTTCTCCAACTGCACCATTCCAGCCAGGATGCTTCATCGCTTCTGTTATGTTCTTTGGTATTTCAGGGACAAATTTAGATACCAAGAGAGCGTATCGGCTGTTTGGTTTCTGAATTCCAGACTTGGCTCTAGTAGTCATAGAATGAGTATTCTCCAGTGGAACTACCTGAGGAACTGGAGCTTCCATCTCCTGATAATTGTTGTCAGCTTCTTGGATTGGTGAAGGAGGAGGTGGTGGGATTGGAGCTGCAGTTACTGGATCAGGAGGAGGTGGAAGAATTCTTATACATCTCTCATCTGTTGGTATTGATGGAGAAGATGTTGCTGTCTGCCATGCTTTCAGAAGGGTGGACTCATATCTAGGAACGAGATGTTTGTAGTCTTCTTTAAACGGAAAGCATTTCTCATCAAACACCACATGGCGAGAGATGTAGACCTTACCAGTAGGAGCATACAGACATCTATAGCCTTTGTAGTTAGGACTGTAGCCGAGAAAGACACACTTCAATGATCTTGGTTCTAACTTGTGATCTGCAACCGGACGCAGGTAAGGATAACAAGCAGAGCCAAATACGCGGAGGTGAGAGTAGTCTGGTTTAGATTTCAGTAGTAGCTCAGCTGGAGACTTGCTTCCCTTCGATAGGCCAGGAAGGAAATTTCCAATATAAGATGCCGTATAGAAAGCTTCTACCCAGTGATTCAGAGGTAGGTGAGAATGGAACATCATGGATAATCCTAGTTCAGTGAGATGTCGGTGTTTTCTCTCTGCTAGACCATTCTGCTCTGGTGTATAGGGACATGAGACACGGTGTTGAATCCCATGATGACTGAGATGATCTCTGAACCTCTGATTAATATATTCCCCACCGCCATCTGACTGAAACACCTTGATCTTCCTGTCAAGTTGGTTTTCGACAAGCTTTTGAAAGGCAGTGAAGACTGATAGAAATTCTGTTTTATTATGTAAAGGAAAGAACCACGTATAACGAGTGTGTTCATCCACGAAAATTACATAATAACGGAACCCTTGATTAGATGCAACAGGTGAGGGTCCCCAAAGATCACTATGTATGCAATCTAATGGCTCAGAAACAGAAGAACTAGAATAGGAAAACTGAAGACGACTACTCTTTCCCATCTGGCAAGGCTCACAAATGGGAGATGTTCTGCTCTTATTCACTTTAATCTCCTTGCTGGCTTGAAGGTGCTGAAGAATTCTGAGGTTTGAGTGTCCTAAGCGATGGTGCCACACCGCCTCTGAAGCAGCTACATGACGGCTTGAGTAGAACGCAACAAACTCATCACTCTTCAGCATATATAACCCTTTAGTTCGTGGACCCTTTGACACCACTTTCTGAGTTTGGAGATCAATCACAGACACATTATGAGCATCAAAATAGACTCCACACGGGTAGTCATCACAGAGCTTAGACACTGACAGCAAAGATTTCTTAATATCTGGACAAACAAGAACTTCTTTTAAAGGAATTGTACCTGAACCAGAAGTGATGTTAGCGGCTCCAACATGAGTGATAGGAAGATATGATCCGTCTCCAACCATAACAGCATCGTTTCCTTCATAGGGATGAGCATTGTGGAGATTCTGAGTGGAGGATGTGACATGAGTCGTTGCTCCAGAGTCAGGATACCACTCCTTTCCACTCTCATCAGTCATCCTCAGGGCAGAGAAAGCATCATTGCTCTGGTAGTTATTGTCAAACCTGTTGTAGCACTTGAGCGCGGTATGACCAATACGACCACAAATCTGACATGTAGGCCTGTTACCAGAGCCTGTTGGAGTTGACTGATGCTGAGTGAAGCCACGACCTCTGGTTGAATATCCACCACGGCCTCTGAAGTAGCTGGATCTACCTCGTCCTCTCTGTTGAGGATTGTAAGTCGGAGCAGCTTgcttgtgttcttgagagttctggTACTGGTGAGTGTTGAACACCATCTGTGGAGAGACTGTGGCATTCTCTTCATATGACTTAAGCTTGGAGTCAAAGCCCTGAACTTCAGACACAACGTCGTTGAAGGTTGGCTGAGGGAACTTGGTGAGGGAGCTTTGAATAACGGTAGTGATAGGGTCATACTCCCTTCCAAGTCCATTGAGAAAGCCAAAGATCTTCATCGACTCATCAATAGGCTTCCCAATAGAACTCAAAGCATCACACATCGACTTGAACTCTCTACTGTAAACCGCAAGCGTCTTCCCTTTGTTGGTTAACAGCTGGAGATTGCGGCGTAACGTGAACTCACGAGCCAAGGAACTCTTGTTGAAGTTTTCCGCAAGCGAGAGCCAGATCTCTCTAGAGGTAGGGAGATTATGAACGTACCCTAGGACTTCCTCTGACAGGGTACCAAACAACCACGAACGCACTAGTTGATCAGAACAGAACCAGGACTCATACGCTGGGTTAGAGTTTTCGACATCAACACCATCTTGAACCACCGTTACAGTAGCCTCCGGTTGCGTCACACCTCCATTGACGAAGCCAACCAGCTTCTGACTGGACAATAAGGACTCGAACTGGGTCTTCCAGAGTAAGTAGTTCCCATCGTTGAGCTTGAGAGTAACAGAGCTCAGGATGTGAACGTTCTTCGGGAAGGGATAGGAATCTGCCATTTTCGACCTGTTAAGGTTTtgatggctctgataccatgtgaaagaaacaagaagaaagtATTTTCTCTGAATATAACTTCTCAACTTGATAAATTAAATAGGGTGATTACATTGGTTTATATACAAAGAGTCTAAACCCTAGGGACTCTCTCGATCTTTACACAACCTTATCTCTCCAGCTGGTAAAGCATAAAGCAGTCAATCACCCAAGGATAAGAACAGCTCAAATCTGTTTTGGAGAGGCAAACCGTTCTCCTCCGTACTCTTCTGATTTTGTCTCTTCTGTTCAGAAGTCGACCGTTGTGAGCTGAACATGGGCTTTGTTAAGCTTTGAATCATTTGGGCCTCCTCCGCTCGGCCCACTTCCTTGATATCTCTAACACTGACTAGGTATATGACTTATGATTTAACAGATTTTATCTTCCGAATGGAATATAAATACCATCAGTCGCAGTATATGACTGattgttttattatcttttatcaCCGAAACTTCTAAATCTAGCATCAATCATCGTATTGTAATTGGTTGTAATTGATCTGGGATCACTTCGCAATCAAGACCCACTTGCTCTGGGTCGGCCAGGACAGCTAATCGTATATCCTCTGACGAAGAAGCTATTCCACGCCCACCACTTTGTTGTCTCTTCCCTTTCTCTTCCAAGTTAATTTCACTTGCTAGATAATCTTGAATTTTGTCCTTGTTTTGTTTTCCTGTATTTGCAACTTAGAAAACGTGAGAGAAACCCCATTTGTAACTCTATGTGGAAGTACGTTCCGAATGTATCAAATCTAGTTTCATTTTGCTAGGATTCTTTGCTTAGAGAGCAATAGCATGGCTTCTTTTTTTCTCCCACTTTCCTTGCATCCAACCTTCTATAGGGCTTGGGCCAATGTCTCCACAGCTTGGATCTGATTTTGCCATGTCACAGGCTCACATATATGATCAACAAGAGCAGCATTTCTGAAGTATTGGGCGCAATGCTTGCTTCTTTTGACTTGGGGAGTTTGCTATATGGAGACAATTTACTAAAGTTCAAAGATGTCACGCACATTGATCAACCTCGTGAAAGTTTGTAtggcaaatatatattttcactaatttcagTATATTTGAATGGTAAATAAGAAGATCATCATGAAGTGCAACACAGCTGTGGGAAACAAAGAATCTGAAAACAAGACATGTGGagataaataaaagtgcaggtcTTTGTTTGTGCTTATGTGGACCAGCTTTTCATCCTTTTTCACACTTTATTTCCTCAACCCTCCCACCagaaaattaatttaacatGTCTTCTCTTTCAATCAAGACGCAGGATTAACTCTTATTAGATGTTGTTAAAGCAGCCCTAATTTCATTGGTATGGGAAGTTGAAGATGtagtaaatataattagtttCCATGCATCAACCCAAGCCACCGCACTTAATGTTGATATTAGTATAATTTCTCATATTTATAGTAAGATCAATTATTCCGGATATATAACTTGTGGCGTATAGTGTATTGacataataattttacaattagtggatatttgaattaaaatttgtgttcacaaattttaatttctatgaTATGTGATTATGTATGCATGCAAAAGTGAACTAATTTACACACGTTTCCAAATTTGATTTTCTTGATCACATGACACAATTTCaactaaactaaaattattGATTGAATTTTCTAAAATTGAAATGTGAACTA encodes:
- the LOC106444316 gene encoding GATA transcription factor 18, with amino-acid sequence MMHTPYNTSTQGQYCHYCAMFHHHSQSCCYNNNNNSNAGVYEQNGEDYYSSSVVDCTLSLGTPSTRLCEEDEKRKRTTSYGPSSCISNFLDLIHTKNNNSNTKPSFDFPSFSTGNPIKPTRGCPSGNGGGDSLLARRCANCDTTSTPLWRNGPRGPKSLCNACGIRFKKEERRTTTASGNAVVGASPIAGDPYGHHNASYNNYNITTSHNNSGTSWAQHTTQRAPCNYPANEIRFMDDYSSTGADNNGDSDGSHGGVPFLSWRLNVADRASLVHDFTR